The region GCTGGACGGTCAACGGGGTGTGCAACCAGGGCGCGTCGGCTTCCAGGGCGTTGAACGCGTTCAGCTCCTTGGCGTTCGCCCGGGTGATCGGAAGGATCTCGGTAATCACCAGACGACCATCCCGGCGCACCACCGAATAGCGGTAGCTGGCCGCCGGGGCCACCCCGCCGGGTCCGTCATCCGCCGTGAGCTGCACCACCTCGTGCACCGGCATGAACCGGTACACCTCACCCTCCGACCGGACATTGGTCTGGCCAGCGATGTAACGAAAGGTGGTCAGCTTGAACTTGCGCAGGTTTTCGAGGAGAAGCTTCTGCTGCTTGACCAGTTTGTCGTCGGACTGGTTCAGATCCGCCAGGAACGCCGCCTCGTCACCCTTCTGCAGCGCCTCGGCCCGACGGTTGAGTAGGGACTGCAGGCCCGCGGCGGTGGGCTCACCGGTGGACTGGCTGCCCTGGTCCTGGAGCTTCGGCCGCTCCGACTTTCCACAGCCGGCAACGGTGGCGGCGAGACCCGTGGTAAGCAGCACCGAGCGCCGCGACCACCCACCACAGACTCCGCCACCCTGCTGCCGCTCCCGCTGCCGCACGTGCCGCCCTCTTCCCTCGGTCCGAACGAACGCCCCATGAGCTGATCCAGGTCATGCCATACGTAGGGCGGTAGAACGCACCAAAGCTAGGCGGATCTTCGCGGAGTGTCGTCCCGCGGCAGGTGTGTCTTCAATGGACAACCAACGCGGTAGCAGCTCGGACGTCTACAACCTACGCGGTAGGCCAGCGTACTCCCGCCACTGCCACAGTCATAGGCTTCCCTGGCATTCGTCAGGGCGCACCGCATCGAACCGGTAGAAGGACAGGACACCCATGCCCAAAACCAGTCGGTCGGTGAAGGTGCTCGTCGTCGACGACCAGATACTGATCCGGGCCGGCCTGGTCGCCCTGCTCCAAGCCGCACCGGGTATCACCGTGGTCGGCGAGGCCGCCGACGGAGACGAAGCGGTGATGAAGGCCGCCGCGACACGGCCGCAGGTGATCCTGATGGACATCCGCATGCCCGGCACCGGAGGCATCGCCGCCACCCGGGAAATCCTCGCCGCCGCCGACGACGAACCACCCCGCATCCTCGTGCTGACCACCTTCGACCTCGACGAGTACGTCTACGACGCGCTCCGGGCCGGTGCCAGCGGCTTCCTCCTCAAGGACACCCCTCCCGACCGCCTGCTCGCCGCGATCGCGGCCGTGGCCGGCGGCGACATGCTCTTCACCCCCAGCGTCGTCCAGCGACTGGTGGAGGCATTCGCTGGTCGTACCGCGCCGGAGCCGAGGGAGCTGCCCACACTCGACGTACTCACCGCCCGGGAGCGGGAGGTGCTGAAGCTGGTCGGCAAAGGCCTGGCCAACGCGGAGATCGCTGAGCAGTTGGTGATCGCCGAGGCGACCGTGAAGACCCATCTGAACCGGACCATGGCCAAGCTCGACCTGAACAGCCGGGCGCAGGCGGTCGTCCTGGCGTACGAGTCCGGCCTGGTCCAGCCCGGCGCAGGTGCGCCGGGTCCGCTCAATCGGCCCGGCCAGGGCCAGTAGGAGTCGACCGGGCGACATCCGTGTTCGCCGGGACGTCCATGTTCGCCACGACGTCCACGTCCTCCACGACGCCTGTGTCCGCCGGGATGGCCGGAATGGCCGGGACCGGCAGGGTAAGCGTGACGAGGAAACCACCTGCCGGTCCGGGACCGGCCTGCAGGCTCCCGCCATAGAGCGCGGCTCGCTCCCCCATGCCGACGAGACCGTGACCGGTCACCGGCCCAGGGGTGGCACCCGGACCATCGTCGGAGACCTGCATGGTCAGCTGTCCCGGCTCGCCGTAGTCGAGTCGCACCACCGCCTGGGCACCACCGGCGTGCTTGAGGACGTTGGTCAGGGACTCCTGGACGATGCGGTAGGCGCACAGATCGGCCCCCGACGGCAGCGGGGCGGCCGTACCGACGACCACCACCCGTACCGGAACACCGGCACTCCGCACCCGCTCGACGAGTTCGTCGAGCCGGGCCAGCCCCGGTGCCGGGGCATGGCTCCGGCCCTCGCCATGCCGATCGGTCTCCGGGACTCGGAGCAGAGCGAGCATCCGGCGCATCTCCTCCAACGCCTCGTGGCTCGTGTCGACGATGGTGTCCAGCGCCCGGCCGGTGGTCGCCAAGTCACTGGAGAGTACGTACCGGGCCAGGTTGGCCTGCACCGAGACGACAGACACATGGTGGGCGACCACGTCGTGCAACTCCCGGGCGATCCGCACCCGTTCCGCCACGACCGCACGGTGCGCCCGGTCCTCCCGTTCCCGGCGGAGTTGCTCGGTCAGGTCGAGAAGGCGTTGGTTGCGATCGGCCAGTCGCCTGGCCCCGGTACCGAACAACCACGCCACCGCGGTCGACACCAGCGCCTGGGCGAGCGACGACCACACCGTGTACGACCCGATCGCCATGCCGCTGGAGAAGAGCACCCCGGCCGTCACCGCCACCCCGACCAGGGTCATCCGGGTCGAGCGCATCGCGGCCACCGTATACAGCGCCAGCAGCGGTCCGTAGACGTTGTAGCTGGGTACGTAACCGAGGCTGAAGAACCAGGTCACCGCAGCGCAGGAGGTCAGCAGTACGAGCATCGGGGCTCGGCGACGCAGCGCGAGCGGAAGGTTGGCCAGACAGGTCAGTGCCAGAGCCACCGTGTCGAACTCGCGGAACCCCGGCGTGTGGTAGTCCCGGCCCAACCAGGATGTCACCACGATTATCCCCGTGGCGATCGCCCCGTCGACGAGTATCGAGGGCACATCGGACAGCCGCTGCCGCAGTTGGTCCCAGGTCAGCACCCACCGATCCTAGTCAGCACGACCCTCGTGGTAGCGGGCTACAACATCGGCGGTATTGACCGGTATCGCCGGACTCTGGTTACCTCCCTTGCATCGGGCGCAGCCGGTGCCCGTGACCATCGAACGGGGGCGCGATGAGACGTACGGTGAGGTTCGGCCTGGCCGGCCTGCTCGCGGCGGCGGTGGTGACCGGGCTGCTCGCGGGAGCGCCGGTCGCCGCCCAGGCGGCAACGCCGGTAACCGGGGCGGTGTTCAACAATCCGAAGGGGACGACGGCGCAGAAGTACGCCATCGTCAACCGGATCCGGGAGCTGATCCAGGGCTCGCCCAGCGGCTCGACCATCCGGGTCGCGATCTACAACACCACCGATCAGAACATCACCGCCGACCTGGTCGCGGCCCTGGACCGGGGAGTCAACGTACGGGTGGTCGTCGATGCGGACCGGGCCGACGAGACGGCCGCTGCCACCCTGATCTCGGAGTTGGGCACCAACCGGGCCAACCCGTCCTGGGTGGTGGTCTGTACTGCGGGCCGGGCGTGCATCGGCAACCTCAATACGCCGATCATGCACAACAAGTTCTTTCTCTTCTCCAGCACGCTGGGCGCCTCGAACGTGCTGGTGCAGTCGTCGGCCAACCTGAACTGGTCCAACAGCGAGCGCTACTGGAACAACGCGGTGCAGCTCGTCGGCCACAACGAGATCTACAACAGCTACGTCAGCTACCACACCGATCTCGCGGCCAAGGTGAAGAACAACGACTACTACCGGACGAAGTCGGTCGGGTCGGTGAAGTCGTACTTCTTCCCCCGCGCCGGGTCGGGTGCCAGCAGCGACACCATCGCCAACGCGCTCAGCGAGAACGTCACCTGTACCGGCAACACCAACACCGGTACGGGCACCGGCCGGACCATGATCCGGATCGCCATGTGGTCGATCACCCGGGTTGAGGTCGCCAACGTGCTTCGCGCCCTGGCCAACCAGAAGTGCTGGGTGGACATCGTCTACGCCGAGTCGACGCCGGAGGTGCTGGCGGCGCTACGCCATGACCGGATCATGGTCTACAAGCTCAACAACGCCGACGGTTACCTGGTGCACTCCAAGTACATGGCGATCGAGGGCACCTACGCCGGGGTCAGGGACACCAAGCTCGTCTTCACCGGCAGCCACAACTGGAGCTACTCGGCGCTGCGGGAGAACGACGAGGCGCTGCTGCGGATCACCTCGAACTCGATCCACGACGCGTACCGGTCGAACTTCTGGTCGCTGCGTACCGCCGCTGGGGGCTGATCACCGCCGGTTGGCTACCGACCAGGGCGGGTGCGCGGGCCTCGGGGGGCCGCGCACCCGCCCTTCCGCTTCGCCCGCTGCCGGCACCCCGCCAGCGGGAGGGGGCAAGTTACCGGACGCGGTTTCCTGTCCCTACGGTCGGACGTCGGTCACGGTGGTCGAGTTCCTGTCCCTACGGTCGGACGTCGGTCACGGTGGTCGAGTGGACCGTGACACCGAGCGTGCCCGTCTCCACGCGGCCCTGCTCGTCCACGGTGAACCGCCACTGGTCGTGCGGGCTCTCCCCGAGGGCCACCACCGCCCAGGGGTTCTGCGGTCGCGAGACCAGGGCGGCCACCTGGGCGGCCTCCTGCTCGGTCGGGGTGTCGGCGAGGATCAGCACGCCCGGCCCGAACCAGTCGGCCAGGTGCCCCTGACCGTCGATCTCGATAAGCGCCTCGCTGGTGCTGCCGACCGAGACGAGCCGAGCATCCATGTCCGCGTCCACCACCACCTCGCCGAGCCCACTGACCACCACTTGGACCTCCTCCGACCAGGGACTGACGACGAGTTGGTTCGCCCAGGCCAGGGCCAGTTCCTGAGCGGTCGTCTGGTGCCCGCCGACGCTGATCAGCCCGCTGGCCGCCCCAAGCTCGACCAGCTCCTCGTGGCCATCCCAGGTGCCGAGGGTGACCAGGCGCGGACAGGGTACGTCGATGTCCCACCTGGTGGGTCGGTCCCGAATCACCCCGAGCGGCGCGTG is a window of Micromonospora polyrhachis DNA encoding:
- a CDS encoding sensor histidine kinase; its protein translation is MLTWDQLRQRLSDVPSILVDGAIATGIIVVTSWLGRDYHTPGFREFDTVALALTCLANLPLALRRRAPMLVLLTSCAAVTWFFSLGYVPSYNVYGPLLALYTVAAMRSTRMTLVGVAVTAGVLFSSGMAIGSYTVWSSLAQALVSTAVAWLFGTGARRLADRNQRLLDLTEQLRREREDRAHRAVVAERVRIARELHDVVAHHVSVVSVQANLARYVLSSDLATTGRALDTIVDTSHEALEEMRRMLALLRVPETDRHGEGRSHAPAPGLARLDELVERVRSAGVPVRVVVVGTAAPLPSGADLCAYRIVQESLTNVLKHAGGAQAVVRLDYGEPGQLTMQVSDDGPGATPGPVTGHGLVGMGERAALYGGSLQAGPGPAGGFLVTLTLPVPAIPAIPADTGVVEDVDVVANMDVPANTDVARSTPTGPGRAD
- a CDS encoding phospholipase D-like domain-containing protein; protein product: MRRTVRFGLAGLLAAAVVTGLLAGAPVAAQAATPVTGAVFNNPKGTTAQKYAIVNRIRELIQGSPSGSTIRVAIYNTTDQNITADLVAALDRGVNVRVVVDADRADETAAATLISELGTNRANPSWVVVCTAGRACIGNLNTPIMHNKFFLFSSTLGASNVLVQSSANLNWSNSERYWNNAVQLVGHNEIYNSYVSYHTDLAAKVKNNDYYRTKSVGSVKSYFFPRAGSGASSDTIANALSENVTCTGNTNTGTGTGRTMIRIAMWSITRVEVANVLRALANQKCWVDIVYAESTPEVLAALRHDRIMVYKLNNADGYLVHSKYMAIEGTYAGVRDTKLVFTGSHNWSYSALRENDEALLRITSNSIHDAYRSNFWSLRTAAGG
- a CDS encoding response regulator translates to MPKTSRSVKVLVVDDQILIRAGLVALLQAAPGITVVGEAADGDEAVMKAAATRPQVILMDIRMPGTGGIAATREILAAADDEPPRILVLTTFDLDEYVYDALRAGASGFLLKDTPPDRLLAAIAAVAGGDMLFTPSVVQRLVEAFAGRTAPEPRELPTLDVLTAREREVLKLVGKGLANAEIAEQLVIAEATVKTHLNRTMAKLDLNSRAQAVVLAYESGLVQPGAGAPGPLNRPGQGQ